One Kitasatospora sp. MAP12-44 DNA segment encodes these proteins:
- a CDS encoding DUF3263 domain-containing protein — protein sequence MTGLTERDLAVLALEGRSWRTQGAKEQAIREELGISSTRYYQLLNGLLDREEAVAHAPVLVYRLRRIRDARRAER from the coding sequence ATGACGGGTCTCACCGAGCGCGACCTCGCCGTGCTGGCCCTGGAGGGCCGGAGCTGGCGCACCCAGGGTGCCAAGGAGCAGGCGATCCGGGAGGAGTTGGGCATCTCCAGTACCCGGTACTACCAGCTGTTGAACGGTCTGCTGGACCGCGAGGAGGCGGTGGCGCACGCGCCGGTGCTGGTCTACCGCCTGCGCCGGATCCGCGATGCCCGTCGCGCCGAGCGTTAG
- a CDS encoding DeoR/GlpR family DNA-binding transcription regulator, giving the protein MSRYERWNSLLELLAEHGKLEVEEAAVALNVSAATIRRDLDQLARQQMVTRTRGGAVAHNVSYDLPLRYKTARNAGAKQRIGAAVAGLIAPGEVVGLNGGTTTTEVARALAVRPELTERAEAGAGQPLTVVTNALNIANELTVRPSVKIVVTGGVARPQSYELIGPLAGAVLAELTLDVTVLGVDALDVQAGATAHHEGEASVNRLLAERARRVVVAADSTKLGRRAFARICGIEQIGTLVTDEAVDEELAAAFADAGVRVLAV; this is encoded by the coding sequence GTGTCCAGATATGAGCGGTGGAACAGTCTCCTCGAACTCCTTGCCGAGCACGGCAAGTTGGAGGTCGAAGAGGCGGCTGTGGCGCTGAACGTCTCGGCCGCCACGATCCGCCGTGACCTCGACCAGCTGGCCCGCCAGCAGATGGTCACCCGGACCCGGGGCGGCGCGGTCGCCCACAACGTCAGCTACGACCTGCCGCTGCGCTACAAGACCGCGCGCAACGCCGGGGCCAAGCAGCGGATCGGCGCGGCGGTGGCCGGCCTGATCGCGCCGGGCGAGGTGGTCGGCCTGAACGGCGGCACCACCACCACCGAGGTGGCCCGCGCGCTGGCCGTGCGCCCCGAGCTGACCGAGCGCGCCGAGGCCGGCGCCGGCCAGCCGCTCACCGTGGTCACCAACGCGCTCAACATCGCCAATGAACTGACGGTCCGTCCGTCGGTGAAGATCGTGGTCACCGGCGGGGTGGCCCGACCGCAGTCCTATGAGCTGATCGGGCCGCTGGCCGGTGCGGTGCTCGCCGAACTCACCCTGGACGTCACGGTGCTGGGGGTGGACGCGCTGGACGTCCAGGCCGGCGCCACCGCCCACCACGAGGGTGAGGCCAGCGTGAACCGGCTGCTCGCCGAGCGGGCCCGCCGGGTGGTGGTGGCCGCCGACTCGACCAAGCTGGGCCGCCGCGCCTTCGCCCGGATCTGCGGGATCGAGCAGATCGGCACGCTGGTCACCGACGAGGCGGTGGACGAGGAGCTGGCCGCCGCCTTCGCCGACGCGGGGGTACGGGTCCTGGCGGTGTGA
- the nagA gene encoding N-acetylglucosamine-6-phosphate deacetylase, with amino-acid sequence MTVADRTAASRTALAGARLVLPTGVVENGRLTLAGSTIESVGGSARAGDLDLTGCTVVPGFVDLHVHGGGGASYAAGLAEEALTAARTHLAHGTTTTMASTVTGEIDELCRQAAVLSELVEDGVLAGIHFEGPFISQHRCGAHRPDLLRDPDPALVRKLVDAARGHARMVTLAPELPGGLESVRMLAELGVIAAVGHTDSDYARTLEAIEAGATVATHLFNAMPGIQHRAPGPIVALLEDERVTVELINDGTHLHASVLDLAYGTAGAERVALITDAMGAAGMGDGRYPLGPLQVQVTDGVARLVEGGSIAGSTLTLDVAFKRSVTVNGLSLPQAVQSISTTPARLLGLADSIGTVEAGKNADLVVLDSGSYDLLAVVRRGEWITGAERFKARQSA; translated from the coding sequence GTGACCGTCGCGGACCGTACTGCAGCATCCCGCACCGCACTGGCCGGAGCCCGGCTGGTGCTGCCCACCGGCGTCGTCGAGAACGGCCGGCTCACCCTGGCGGGGAGCACGATCGAGTCCGTCGGCGGCTCCGCGCGGGCCGGCGACCTCGACCTGACGGGCTGCACGGTCGTCCCCGGCTTCGTCGACCTCCATGTGCACGGCGGCGGCGGCGCCTCGTACGCCGCCGGGCTCGCCGAGGAGGCGCTGACCGCGGCCCGCACCCACCTGGCCCACGGCACCACCACCACGATGGCCTCCACCGTCACCGGCGAGATCGACGAGCTCTGCCGGCAGGCGGCCGTGCTCTCCGAGCTGGTCGAGGACGGCGTGCTGGCGGGCATCCACTTCGAGGGCCCGTTCATCTCCCAGCACCGCTGCGGCGCGCACCGCCCCGACCTGCTGCGCGACCCGGACCCGGCGCTGGTGCGCAAGCTGGTGGACGCCGCGCGCGGCCACGCCAGGATGGTCACGCTCGCCCCGGAACTGCCGGGCGGCCTGGAGTCGGTGCGGATGCTGGCCGAGCTCGGGGTGATCGCCGCCGTCGGCCACACCGACTCCGACTACGCCAGGACGCTGGAGGCGATCGAGGCCGGCGCCACCGTCGCCACCCACCTGTTCAACGCGATGCCGGGCATCCAGCACCGCGCGCCCGGGCCGATCGTCGCACTGCTGGAGGACGAGCGGGTCACCGTCGAGCTGATCAACGACGGCACCCACCTGCACGCGTCGGTGCTCGACCTGGCGTACGGCACGGCCGGCGCCGAGCGGGTCGCGCTGATCACCGACGCGATGGGCGCGGCCGGCATGGGCGACGGCCGCTACCCGTTGGGCCCGCTCCAGGTGCAGGTCACCGACGGGGTGGCCCGGCTGGTCGAGGGCGGCTCGATCGCCGGCTCCACGCTCACCCTGGACGTGGCCTTCAAGCGCTCGGTGACCGTCAACGGGCTGAGCCTGCCGCAGGCCGTCCAGTCGATCTCGACCACCCCGGCGCGGCTGCTCGGCCTCGCCGACTCGATCGGGACGGTGGAGGCCGGCAAGAACGCCGACCTGGTCGTCCTCGACTCCGGCAGCTACGACCTGCTCGCGGTCGTCCGGCGCGGCGAGTGGATCACCGGCGCCGAGCGCTTCAAGGCACGTCAGAGCGCCTGA
- a CDS encoding flavin reductase family protein → MSPQQAAASLATPDEFRAALSQLAAGVALLTVHDGGEDAGMTATSFLSVSLEPPLVLVSVREDSRMDELLSRVDLWAVSLLGERHRTLASRFAMKGRLSDRLLFADTPHHRGPASGAPLVEGALATVECRTEQRIAAGDHTLVIGRVLEARVPSPDGQPLLYFRGGYRQLG, encoded by the coding sequence ATGTCGCCGCAGCAAGCCGCTGCCTCCCTCGCCACGCCGGACGAGTTCCGGGCCGCCCTCTCCCAGCTCGCCGCCGGGGTGGCACTGCTGACCGTGCACGACGGGGGCGAGGACGCCGGCATGACCGCCACGTCCTTCCTGTCCGTCTCGCTGGAGCCGCCGCTGGTGCTGGTCTCGGTGCGCGAGGACTCCCGGATGGACGAACTGCTCTCCCGGGTCGACCTGTGGGCCGTCTCGCTGCTCGGCGAGCGGCACCGGACGCTGGCCTCCCGCTTCGCCATGAAGGGCCGGCTCAGCGACCGGCTGCTCTTCGCGGACACCCCGCACCACCGCGGCCCGGCCAGCGGCGCGCCGCTGGTGGAGGGCGCGCTGGCCACCGTCGAGTGCCGCACCGAGCAGCGGATAGCCGCCGGGGACCACACGCTGGTGATCGGACGGGTGCTGGAGGCCCGGGTGCCGTCACCGGACGGGCAGCCGCTGCTCTACTTCCGCGGCGGCTACCGGCAGCTCGGCTGA
- a CDS encoding diguanylate cyclase produces MEAESEPYVRLATLRTLHRVVADLNAARSLAGTLQAVVEGSVHGLGFGAAAVSLVRPDGDLMVAAVWEYEEREFGGPSVLLGQVGSRESWDRLLAVSDHWGTLRFLPHDRGWAVGTDIPRWTGDGPLPVYANDWHPEDGLLAPMYSAGGDLLGVLSVDRPRSGKRPGAWTREALEMFSLQASIAIGNARLRAEMQRALARLEKEQQALLASEESFRQAFEYAPSGMAITELHGAARGQLTRVNDALCRLLGRPRAALRQQSFLDLVHPDDRGLLERTSAESGRAELRLSRRDGGYQWVCLRNSVVADAAEGPSFLLTHVEDIEDRKRHEFQLAHRASHDALTGLPNSAELRSRLARRLCPLPQGPGGAAAHGAATCALEGAAASHSPSGSYGPHSPRSGQEVLEGGPGAQGAPGGTSGALEGAPGAGGGRAVVMHGYGEYGAYGGYAEAGRYPGAGYPERGVIPGRPPGYGEPPPDHVHAVVPTDPAGAAEPWSASFRPGGAGGAAQKGLAVVFCDLDGFKSVNDRFGHNAGDAVLVEVARRLQQVVREGDTVARLGGDEFVVLADGIGSEEATELAVRLRNAIIPPMRIAGRVMRVGVSLGIGWAGCGMSIEEVLHAADKRMYDEKRARGGAVRGARGERSHRRAG; encoded by the coding sequence ATGGAAGCCGAGTCGGAGCCGTACGTCCGTCTCGCGACCCTCCGCACCTTGCACCGGGTCGTGGCGGACCTCAACGCTGCCCGCAGCCTGGCGGGCACGCTGCAGGCCGTGGTCGAGGGCTCGGTGCACGGGCTCGGGTTCGGTGCCGCCGCGGTGAGTCTGGTGCGACCCGACGGCGATCTGATGGTGGCCGCCGTCTGGGAGTACGAGGAGCGCGAGTTCGGCGGCCCCTCGGTGCTGCTCGGCCAGGTCGGCTCGCGCGAGTCCTGGGACCGGCTGCTGGCGGTCAGCGACCACTGGGGGACCCTGCGGTTCCTGCCGCACGACCGCGGCTGGGCGGTCGGCACCGACATCCCGCGCTGGACCGGGGACGGGCCGCTGCCGGTCTACGCCAACGACTGGCACCCCGAGGACGGCCTGCTGGCGCCGATGTACAGCGCCGGCGGCGACCTGCTCGGCGTGCTGAGCGTGGACCGCCCGCGCAGCGGCAAACGACCCGGCGCGTGGACCAGGGAAGCCCTGGAGATGTTCTCGCTGCAGGCCTCGATCGCGATCGGCAACGCCCGCCTGCGGGCCGAGATGCAGCGCGCGCTGGCCCGCCTGGAGAAGGAGCAACAGGCGCTGCTGGCCAGCGAGGAGAGCTTCCGTCAGGCGTTCGAGTACGCGCCCAGCGGGATGGCCATCACCGAACTGCACGGCGCCGCCCGGGGCCAGCTGACCCGGGTCAACGACGCGCTCTGCCGACTGCTCGGCCGACCGCGCGCGGCGCTGCGCCAGCAGAGCTTCCTCGACCTGGTGCACCCCGACGACCGCGGTCTGCTGGAGCGCACCAGCGCCGAGAGCGGCCGGGCCGAGCTGCGGCTCTCCCGCCGGGACGGCGGCTACCAGTGGGTCTGCCTGCGCAACTCGGTGGTCGCGGACGCGGCGGAGGGCCCGAGCTTTCTGCTCACCCACGTCGAGGACATCGAGGACCGCAAACGCCACGAGTTCCAACTCGCCCACCGGGCCAGCCACGACGCGCTCACCGGCCTGCCGAACAGTGCCGAGCTGCGCAGCCGGCTGGCCCGTCGGCTCTGCCCGCTGCCGCAGGGCCCCGGCGGCGCCGCCGCGCACGGGGCGGCCACCTGCGCGCTGGAGGGCGCGGCCGCCTCGCACAGCCCGTCCGGCTCCTACGGGCCGCACAGCCCGCGCAGCGGTCAGGAGGTGCTGGAGGGCGGCCCCGGCGCCCAGGGGGCGCCTGGCGGGACGTCAGGGGCGCTGGAGGGTGCGCCCGGCGCGGGAGGCGGGCGCGCGGTGGTGATGCACGGTTACGGCGAGTACGGCGCGTACGGCGGCTATGCCGAGGCGGGGCGCTACCCGGGGGCGGGCTACCCCGAGCGCGGGGTGATCCCCGGCCGCCCGCCCGGCTACGGCGAGCCGCCCCCCGACCACGTGCACGCGGTGGTCCCGACCGACCCGGCCGGCGCGGCCGAGCCGTGGAGCGCCTCGTTCCGCCCCGGCGGCGCCGGCGGGGCGGCGCAGAAGGGCCTGGCGGTGGTCTTCTGCGACCTGGACGGTTTCAAGTCCGTCAACGACCGCTTCGGCCACAACGCCGGTGACGCGGTGCTGGTGGAGGTGGCCCGCCGCCTGCAGCAGGTAGTCCGGGAGGGTGACACGGTGGCGCGGCTCGGCGGCGACGAGTTCGTCGTGCTGGCCGACGGCATCGGCAGCGAGGAGGCCACCGAGCTGGCCGTCCGGCTGCGCAACGCGATCATCCCGCCGATGCGGATAGCCGGTCGGGTGATGCGGGTCGGCGTGAGCCTGGGGATCGGCTGGGCGGGCTGCGGGATGAGCATCGAGGAGGTCCTGCACGCCGCCGACAAGCGGATGTACGACGAGAAGCGGGCCCGCGGCGGCGCGGTCCGGGGCGCTCGCGGCGAGCGCTCGCACCGCCGCGCGGGGTAG
- a CDS encoding ROK family protein → MKHVIALDVGGTGMKAALLAQDGSVLFEARRPTGREHGTDAVVATILDFAADLADEGRSRFGCRPLAAGVAVPGTIDERNGIAVFSANLGWRDLPLRKLLGERLAGPDGEDMPIALGHDVRSGGLAEGRIGAGRGVDRFLFIALGTGIAGAIGIGGRIEAGAHGYGGEIGHVVVRPGGPLCGCGARGCLETLASASAVSRAWAAACGDERAEASDCALAVEAGDERALLVWREAVAALADGIVLAQSLLDPSTVIVGGGLAEAGDTLFTPLRAAVSDRLTFQMPPKVVPAMLKDTAASLGAGLLAWDLLSLEVTA, encoded by the coding sequence GTGAAGCACGTCATCGCACTCGATGTAGGCGGCACCGGCATGAAAGCCGCGCTGCTCGCCCAGGACGGCTCCGTGCTGTTCGAGGCACGCCGACCGACCGGGCGGGAGCACGGCACCGACGCCGTCGTCGCCACCATCCTCGACTTCGCCGCCGACCTCGCGGACGAGGGCCGCAGCCGTTTCGGCTGCCGGCCGCTCGCCGCGGGCGTCGCCGTACCGGGGACGATCGACGAGAGGAACGGGATCGCGGTCTTCTCCGCCAACCTCGGCTGGCGCGACCTGCCCCTGCGCAAACTGCTGGGCGAGCGGCTGGCCGGCCCGGACGGCGAGGACATGCCGATCGCGCTGGGCCACGACGTCCGCTCCGGCGGGCTGGCCGAGGGCCGGATCGGCGCGGGCCGCGGCGTCGACCGCTTCCTCTTCATCGCGCTGGGCACCGGCATCGCCGGCGCGATCGGGATCGGCGGCCGGATCGAGGCCGGCGCGCACGGCTACGGCGGCGAGATCGGCCATGTGGTGGTCCGCCCCGGCGGCCCGCTCTGCGGCTGCGGCGCCCGCGGCTGCCTGGAGACCCTGGCGTCGGCCTCGGCCGTCTCCCGGGCCTGGGCCGCGGCGTGCGGAGACGAGCGCGCCGAGGCCTCCGACTGCGCGCTGGCCGTCGAGGCCGGCGACGAGCGGGCGCTGCTGGTCTGGCGGGAGGCCGTGGCCGCGCTGGCGGACGGCATCGTGCTGGCGCAGAGCCTGCTCGACCCGTCGACGGTGATCGTCGGCGGCGGGCTGGCCGAAGCCGGCGACACACTCTTCACACCCCTGCGCGCGGCGGTGAGTGACCGGCTGACCTTCCAGATGCCTCCGAAGGTCGTACCGGCCATGCTCAAGGACACCGCGGCGTCCCTGGGCGCGGGTCTGCTCGCCTGGGATCTGCTCTCACTGGAGGTGACCGCGTGA
- the otsB gene encoding trehalose-phosphatase — protein MAPAAFEPSTPSGRAGLAALLAAPAEAVVALDFDGTLAPIVADPDQAHAHPGAAPALARLAPLLRAVVVVTGRPAQDAVRLGGFAQVAGLEHLVVLGHYGAERWEAATGELRATQVHPGVAAIRAELPLLLRRLSAPEGSWIEDKGRSLAVHTRRTAEPEAALEQLREPLALLAAAHGLVVEPGRMVVELRPPGADKGGALTEFLHEREAGSVLYAGDDLGDLAAYAAVRKLRGEGLPGLLVCSGPVNGEPPVREVAEQADLVVAGPAGVVELLENLYARAAS, from the coding sequence ATGGCCCCTGCTGCGTTCGAACCGAGCACACCGTCCGGCCGCGCTGGGCTCGCCGCCCTGCTGGCCGCGCCCGCCGAGGCCGTCGTCGCCCTGGACTTCGACGGCACCCTGGCCCCGATCGTCGCCGACCCCGATCAGGCGCACGCCCACCCCGGCGCGGCGCCCGCGCTGGCCCGACTGGCGCCGCTGCTGCGCGCGGTGGTGGTGGTGACCGGCCGCCCGGCGCAGGACGCGGTGCGGCTCGGCGGCTTCGCGCAGGTGGCCGGGCTTGAGCACCTGGTGGTGCTCGGGCATTACGGCGCCGAGCGCTGGGAGGCGGCGACCGGCGAGCTGCGGGCCACCCAGGTGCACCCCGGGGTGGCCGCGATCCGAGCCGAACTGCCTTTGCTGCTGCGGCGGTTGTCGGCGCCCGAGGGCAGCTGGATCGAGGACAAGGGCCGCTCGCTGGCCGTCCACACCCGCCGTACCGCCGAGCCGGAGGCCGCCCTTGAGCAGCTGCGCGAGCCGCTCGCGCTGCTGGCCGCCGCGCACGGCCTGGTGGTCGAACCGGGCCGGATGGTGGTGGAGTTGCGGCCGCCGGGGGCCGACAAGGGCGGCGCGCTCACTGAGTTCCTGCACGAGCGGGAGGCCGGCTCGGTGCTCTACGCCGGTGACGACCTGGGCGATCTGGCCGCCTACGCGGCGGTGCGCAAGCTGCGCGGCGAGGGGCTGCCCGGCCTGCTGGTGTGCAGCGGCCCGGTGAACGGCGAGCCGCCGGTGCGCGAGGTGGCCGAGCAGGCGGATCTGGTGGTCGCCGGGCCGGCCGGTGTGGTCGAGCTGCTGGAGAACCTCTATGCCAGAGCGGCGAGTTGA
- a CDS encoding sugar isomerase: protein MTTAGSSLTAEELATQPACWRQAAALAGQAAPALPRPGERVAVVGCGTSWFMAQAYAALREASGHGETDAHAASEFPYARRYDRVVAISRSGTTTEVLALLDRLRGTTPTTALTADPATPVMQTADQPVVLDFADERSVVQTRFATTALALLRAHLEAEGALAPGVKSLAEAADDAERAIAEALPTGLVAAEQITFLGAGWTNGLALEAGLKMREAAGAWTESYPAMEYRHGPIAITTAGRAAWMFGALPDGLADDIAATGGQLVAGSGPGGLDPMADLVRAQRLAVALAEARGLDPDNPRALTRSVQL from the coding sequence ATGACCACCGCAGGCAGCTCGCTGACCGCCGAGGAGCTCGCCACCCAGCCCGCCTGCTGGCGCCAGGCCGCCGCACTGGCCGGCCAGGCGGCGCCCGCGCTGCCCCGCCCCGGCGAGCGGGTGGCGGTGGTCGGCTGCGGCACCTCCTGGTTCATGGCCCAGGCGTACGCCGCGCTGCGCGAGGCGTCCGGGCACGGCGAGACCGACGCGCACGCGGCCTCCGAGTTCCCCTACGCCCGCCGCTACGACCGGGTGGTGGCGATCAGCCGCTCCGGCACCACCACCGAGGTGCTGGCGCTGCTGGACCGGCTGCGCGGCACCACCCCCACCACCGCGCTGACCGCCGACCCGGCCACCCCGGTGATGCAGACCGCCGACCAGCCGGTGGTGCTGGACTTCGCCGACGAGCGCTCGGTGGTGCAGACCCGCTTCGCCACCACCGCGCTCGCGCTGCTGCGCGCCCACCTGGAGGCCGAGGGAGCCCTCGCCCCGGGCGTGAAGAGCCTGGCCGAGGCCGCCGACGACGCCGAGCGCGCCATCGCCGAGGCGCTGCCGACCGGCCTGGTCGCCGCCGAGCAGATCACCTTCCTCGGCGCGGGCTGGACCAACGGCCTGGCCCTGGAGGCCGGCCTGAAGATGCGCGAGGCGGCCGGCGCGTGGACCGAGTCGTACCCGGCGATGGAGTACCGGCACGGCCCGATCGCGATCACCACCGCGGGCCGCGCGGCCTGGATGTTCGGCGCTCTGCCCGACGGTCTGGCCGACGATATCGCCGCCACCGGTGGCCAGTTGGTGGCCGGCTCGGGCCCCGGCGGCCTGGACCCGATGGCCGACCTGGTCCGCGCCCAGCGCCTGGCGGTCGCCCTCGCCGAGGCCCGCGGCCTGGACCCGGACAACCCCCGCGCACTGACCCGCTCGGTCCAACTGTAG
- the arfB gene encoding alternative ribosome rescue aminoacyl-tRNA hydrolase ArfB — translation MPEPIRVRGSVVVPDAELLWRFSRSSGPGGQHVNTSDTQVELRYDLAASEALPEVWKARALERLASRLVDGRVLVVKASEHRSQWRNREVAAARLAALLGEATAPPPKARRATRPSKGMVERRLSNKKHRSELKRGRGRPGAE, via the coding sequence ATGCCTGAGCCCATCCGCGTCCGGGGTTCGGTGGTCGTCCCCGACGCCGAGCTCCTCTGGCGCTTCTCGCGATCGTCCGGCCCCGGTGGCCAGCACGTCAACACCTCCGACACCCAGGTCGAGCTGCGCTACGACCTGGCCGCCTCCGAGGCGCTGCCCGAGGTGTGGAAGGCGCGCGCCCTGGAGCGGTTGGCCTCCCGGCTGGTGGACGGCAGGGTGCTGGTGGTCAAGGCCTCCGAGCACCGCTCGCAGTGGCGCAACCGCGAGGTGGCCGCGGCCCGGCTGGCCGCGCTGCTGGGCGAGGCGACGGCGCCGCCGCCCAAGGCCCGGCGGGCCACCCGGCCCAGCAAGGGGATGGTCGAGCGGCGGCTGTCCAACAAGAAGCACCGCTCGGAGCTGAAGCGCGGCCGTGGCCGCCCGGGCGCTGAGTAG